ACGGCCCGGTACTCGTCGGGGTGCACGTGCACCCGGGCGTGGGGGAAGTCCGCCAGGCCTCCGGTGTGGTCCCGGTGGAGGTGGGTGAGCACGATGTGCCGCACGTCCCGCGGGTCGTACCCGAGGCGGACGAGCTGGTGCAGGGCGCTCTCCCGCGGGTCCAGCACCGGCTGGGCGTGGGCCACCCAGTCCGCGCCCAGTGCCTGGTCGGGCCGGCGCAGGTCGTCGGTGCCGAGGCCGGTGTCGACGAGCACCAGCCCGTCCGCGTCGGTCTCGATGAGCAGGCAGTGGCAGACCGCGGGCAGCCCGCCGGGGTCGGCCACGGGGACCGGCGTCCCGGGGAGCGGTGGAACCGTGCGGAGCGAACCGCAGTTGAGATGATGGATGCGCACGAGGACCCCCTGGAGACGGACGGGCGGGCTGTTCGCAACGGACGTTAGGAGGGGCTTTCGTGACTCACCAAACGGTTGGCCACGCGCCGAAGGGCGCCCGGAACGGGCCGCCGGAAGGCACCCGGAACGACCCGCCGGCCGGCGGCCCTCTGGCGGACTGCCCGGACGGCTCCCTCGTCCCGCCGGCCGGGGAACCGCACTGTCCGGTCGACGTCACCCTCACCGCCCTGGGGGGCCGCTGGACGCCGCTGGTCCTGCGGGAGTTCCTGCGCCGCGGCCGGGCCTCGTACTCGGAGCTGTCGGGGGCGCTGCCGGCCCTGTCGGACAAGGTCCTCTCCGACCGGCTGGCCCAGTTGGCCCGGGCCGGCGTCATCGAGCGCCACCGCACGCCCGGCTGGCCGCCCCGGGTCAGCTACGTCCTCACCGGCCGGGGCCGCGCCCTGGAACCGGTGGTGGACAGCATGTGGGAGTGGGGCAGCAACTCCCGGTAGCGCCGGGGGTGTCGTCAAAGTAGCGTGCGTGCCGGGCCCCGCCACCCAGACGGGACTTCGACGACCCCCCACAGCGCCTGGTCAGGCGGTCGGTTCGCGCCAGACGCCGGTCGTCAGCAGCGTGTCGAGGGTCTCGGCGTACGGGGCGATGTCGAGGCCCTGCGCTGCCAGCCACTCGTCGGAGTAGTACTTGTCCAGGTAGCGGTCGCCCGGGTCGCAGAGCAGGGTGACGACGCTGCCGGTGCGGCCCTCCGCCACCATCTCCGAGACGATCTTCAGGGCGCTCCACAGGCCGGTGCCGGTCGAGCCGCCCGCCTTGCGCCCTATGGCCGTTTCGAGGGCGCGACAGGCGGCGACGGACGCCGCGTCGGGGACCTTCATCATCCGGTCGATGGCGCCCGGCACGAAGCTCGGCTCCATGCGCGGGCGGCCGATGCCCTCGATGCGCGAGCCGCAATCGCTGCTCGCGTCCGGGTCGTTGCGGGTCCAGCCGTCGAAGAAGCAGGAGTTCTCCGGGTCCGGGACGCAGACGCGGGTGTCGTGCTGCATGTAGTGCACGTACCGCGCGATGGTCGCGGAGGTGCCGCCGGTGCCGGCGGTCGCCACGATCCAGGCGGGCTCGGGGAACCGCTCCAGGCGCAGCTGCTGGTACATCGACTCGGCGATGTTGTTGTTGCCGCGCCAGTCCGTGGCCCGTTCCGCGTACGTGAACTGGTCCATGTAGTGGCCGCCGGTGCGGGCGGCGAGCCGCGCCGACTCCTCGTACATCTCCATCGGGTCGTCCACGAAGTGGCATTCGCCGCCGTGGAATTCGATCAGGCGGCACTTCTCGGGGCTGGTCGTGCGCGGCATGACCGCGATGAAGGGGACGCCGATCAGCTTGGCGAAGTACGCCTCGGAGACGGCGGTGGAGCCGGAGGAGGCCTCGATGACGGGCCGGCCGGGCCGGACCCAGCCGTTGCAGAGGGCGTAGAGGAACAGCGAGCGGGCGAGGCGGTGCTTGAGTGAGCCCGTCGGGTGCGTGGACTCGTCCTTGAGGTAGAGGTCGATGCCCCACGCCTCGGGGAGCGGGAACTTCAGCAGGTGGGTGTCCGCGGAGCGGTTGGCGTCGGCCTGGACCTTGCGCACGGCCTCTTTCAGCCAGACGCGGTAGTCCGCGTCGCTGCGGTCGACGTCGACGGTCGTGGCGGTCGTCCCGGACGTGCCGGTCGTCCCGGTGGTGGTTCCGGTGGCGGTTCCGGTGCCGTTGGTGCCGGTAGTGCCGGTGGTGCTCATGCGCCGCGCTCCTTCATGGGTCTACTTCGCCCCTCCTTTCGCAATGTACCCCTCTCACCTGCACAAACGGTCACTTTGGGTATCTATGCGGATCGCTTTCGGTCGCGATCGGTTGCACTGCGCGCCACGGTGGGTGACCCTGGTGGGGCATTACCGAGGGTGCAGCACCCGTAACACTCATGTCGGGGAGTCGCAGCCGTGATCAGTCATTCCCGCAGGCACTGCGTCGTCGAACTGCAGGCCTTGCCGTCGCGGATCGGCCAGATCCGCAGAATCGTCTCGGCCCAACTGCGCCACTGGCAGCTCGATCCGCTCATAGACCGGGCTGCGCTCGGCGTGACGGAGCTGCTGAGCAACGTCCACCGCCACGCGCAGCCGGACAAGACCTGCGTCGTCGAGATCGAGTTCCGGCTCGGGCGGCTGACGGTCTCGGTCGTCGACAGCGATCCGCGTCTTCCGGTTCTGCGCGCCGCGCCGGCCGGGCCGCTGGAGACCAGCGGTCGCGGGCTCGCCCTCGTGGAGGCGCTGAGTGAGGCCTGGGGGGTGCGCGAACGGCCCGACGGGCCGGGCAAGGCGGTCTGGTTCTCCCTGGCGGCCGCGCCCGCGCCGGTGGCGCCGACGCTCCCGGTCTCGATCGTGGCCCGGCCCGCGCGGGAGCCCCAGCGCACGGTGGTCGTGGCCGCCGATCCGGCGGGCGTGCCCGTGGCGCTGCCCCTGCCTGCGCCGGTGGCCGTCCGCCCCGGCTGACCGCGGCGGAGCGGCCGTGGCCGGCGCCGCGTGCCCGCCGGGGATCCCCCGGCGGTCAGGCACCTGTCCGCCGGGGGATCACGGGACGGTCAGGCGAGGGCCGCCAGCGGGTCGTCGAGCACGGGCTGCCAGGCCAGTTCCGCCGCGCCGACCAGGCTGTTGTGGTCCAGGGTGCAGGGCAGGATGGGCACGCCTCCGCTGCGGCCCCACAGGCTGCGGTCGGCGACGACCGCCCGGAGCCGTTCCGGGTCGGCGTGGAGCAGTTCGCGGTGCAGTCCGCCGAGGATGATCCGGTCCGGGTTCAGGATGTTGACCAGGCCTGCGAGGCCCAGGCCGAGCCGGTCGATCAGCTCCTCCGTGGCGGCCCGTACCGACGGCTCCCCCGGTTCCTGGCGCAGCAGGTCGCGGGCCTGCTGGAGCAGCGACACCTCGGGGCCGGGGCTCCGGCCGGCCGCGGTGAGGAAGGCCAGCGGGTCCGCCTCCACGTCCAGGCAGCCGCGGCCTCCGCAGTGGCAGGCCCGCCCTTCCGGGTTCACGGTGAGGTGGCCGACCTCCAGCGCCAGGCCGGAACTGCCGCTGTGCAGACGGCCGTCCAGGACCAGGGCCCCACCCACCCCGCGGTGCCCGGTGGCGACGCACAGCAGGTGCTGGGCGCTGCGGCCCGCGCCGTGCCGGTGCTCGGCGAGCGCGGCGAGGTTGACGTCGTTGCCGGTCAGGGCCGGTCCGTCGATCCCGGCCGCCTTCACGCACTCCGCGAAGATGTCCCGTACGGGTGAGCCGGCCGGCCAGGCGAGGTGCAGCGGGTTCAGGGCGGTGCCGTCCGGCTCGGCGACGGCCGAGGGGACCGCGAGGCCCGCGCCGACACATCGGCGGCCGCTGTCCGCGAGCAGTTCCGCGCCGGCCCGCACGACCGCGCCGAGTACCTGTGCCGGATCCGCGGAGACGGTGACCTTGCCGGGGGCGGTGGCCACGATCCGGCCGCCGAGCCCCACCAGGGCTGCCCGGAAGCCGTCCGAGTGCACCTGCGCGGCGAGCGCCACCGGCCCGTCCTCGGCCACCGAGAGGCGGTGCGAGGGGCGTCCCTGGGCTCCGCCGGTGCCTCCGGTGCCGCCCGAGGCGCCCGGGCGGGAGTCGACCCGGATCAGTCCCAGCGCTTCCAGCTCGGCCGCGACGGCGCCGGCGGTGGCACGGGTGACCCCCAGCTCGGCCGTCAGCACCGCACGGGTCGGGGCGCGGCCGGTGTGGACGAGCTCCAGCGCCGGACCGAGCGCGCCGCGGCCGCGTTCCAGCTTGGTACGCGTGCCGCTGTTCGACGCCGGTGGCGTGGTCGCGTCCCCCATGCGCGGTGGGACCCCGTTGCCGTTCATGGCATCGATCCTCGCATGATCGGAGGGTGCCGGACGCCGCCCCGGGGTGTCCGCGCACAGGAACACCGGCGCCCGCACGCCGCTACGGACGCTCAGAGTCCGGGGGCCCGGCCCAGGCCGCCGACCCTGAGCGTGATGTTGAGCCGCCCGGTCAGCCCGAGCGCCCGCGGACCGGTGCCCGGCAGGACCCTGGGCACTCCGTGGTAGGCCTGGCGGCTGGGGCCGCCGAAGACGAAGAGGTCGCCGCTGCGCAGCTCGACGTCCCGGTAGGGGCGTCCGCGCGAGGCGGTGTTCCCGAAGCGGAAGACGCAGCTGTCGCCGAGGCTGAGCGAGACCACGGGCGCAGGGGACTTCTCCTCCGCGTCGCGGTGCATGCCCATCCGGGCGTCCCCGTCGTAGAAGTTGATCAGCGCGATGTCGTAGGCGGCCGCGCCCGGCTGCGGCGGTGCCCCGTAGGCGGCGGCGACGGCGTCCCGGCCCAGCTCGGCCAGCCAGTCCGGCATCGGCTTGACCGGTTGCCCGTCCCCGTCGACGGCGGTGCGGGCGTAGCCGTACGGGTACCAGTGCAGGCCCAGGCACACCTGCCGGGCGGTCATCACCCCGCCGCCCGGGGTGCGCACGGTGCGCAGGCCCGCGGGCGGGCGGGCCCACGCGCGGCAGGCGGCCAGCAACTCGCCCTGCCGGCGCTCTCCGAGCCAGTCGGGCACGTGCACCGCGCCGGGGGCGATCACCGTCCGCTCGCGCGGGAAGAGTTCCCCGTCCACCCCTCCATTGTCGGCGCCGGGACTGCGAGACTCCCGGTATGGAGATCACCGCGTACGTGAAGACCCTCGCCCGGGAAGGCGAGCTGCTCGCCGACATGGCAGAACGAGCCGGTACGGATGCTTTCGTACCGTCCTGTCCGGGCTGGCATGTCACCGACCTGCTGCGGCACACCGGGTCGGTGCACCGCTGGGCCGCCGCCTACGTCGCGGAGGGGCGGCTGGAGCCGACGGGTTTCCCGGAGGCGCCGGAACTGGTCGGCGGCGAGCTCCTGGCGTGGTTCAGGGAGGGGCACGCGGATCTGGTGCGGACACTGACGCAGGCGCCGGACGACGTCCAGTGCTGGACCTTCCTCCCGACGGCCCCGCCGTCACCGGTGGCCTTCTGGGCCCGGCGGCAGGCCCATGAGACCACCGTGCACCGGATGGACGCGGAGACCGCGGCGGGGACCGTCTTCTCGCCGGTGGCGCCGGAGTTCGCGGAGGACGGGGTGGACGAGCTGCTGACCGGCTTCCACGCGCGGCCGCGCAGCCGGGTGCGGACTCCCGAGCCGCGGACGATGCGGATCCGTGCCGCCGACACGGGCGCGGTGTGGACCGTGCACCTGTCGCCGGCCCCGCCGCGCACGGTGCTGGGCGACCTGGGCGACGCGGTCGACTGCGAGGTCACCGGCGAGGCGTCCTGGCTGTACGAGGCGCTGTGGAACCGGACGCCCCTGGCGGGCCCCGGGGTGACGGGCGACCTGTCCCTGGCGGCACTGTGGATGGACACGGCCGGCATCTGAGCCCTCGGTGAGGCCGGGTGCGGCGGACGCCGCGCCCGGCGCCCGACGCCCACCCCCGGCGCGCACCGGCTCGGACCAGCGGTTATGGTCTCCTCCTCAACAAGATCACGGGGGTAGCAGATGTTCGGTTCCAGGGTGCGCGGCGCGGCGTTGGCCGCGGTGGTTCTGGCGGGGTTCGCGGTCTCCTGCTCTTCGGATCCGGCAGCGTCGGCCGGTGGGTCCTCGGCGGCTTCCGCGCCCGCCACGCCCTCCGCGTCCGCCGCGGACTCCGCGCCGTCGGCGTCCCCGCTGCCGGGGGCGGCGGAATCGGGTCCGGCCGCGCCCCCGGCGTCCCGCAGGCCCGCCACCGCCCCGCCCGGCACCCCGCCGCCGGAGAAGGTACGGGACGCCTTCGCGGGGCTGCAGGCGACGCTGGACGGCTCGTGCACGCCCTCCGAATGCGCCTACTTCCTCGGCCGGGTCTACGACGAACTCCACAGCCTGGACGCGGCGATGAAGGCGGACCCGAAGGGGCCCGGGCACTTCCCGGAACCGATCGCGCTGGTCGCCAAGCTCGACACGGAGCTGGGCGGCGACCGGAGCTTCCAGAACCTGAAGAAGCACCAGACCCTGCTGATCGGAACCCGGGACAAGATCAACACCTGGATGCAGGGCCACCCGGACGACTACCGCTGATCCGGCGGAACCGTCCGGGCGGGCGGAAGGCGCACATGTCCGGGCGCACGGCCGGGCGCAGGCCCAAACGCCCGGGCGTGAGGCCCGCGCGGCTGGTCCTTGCGGGGCGCAGCCGGCCCTTGATCGAGTGGCCGCGGCCTGACCGCCGGAGGACTCTCGACAGAGGGAGGAGGGTGGTCCGCGTGCATCGAAGGGCCTCGCCGTACACGGCCGCATCCGCCCTGCTCGTGGTCGCGCTCACCGGTGGCCCCGCGCCGGGGGCGTTCTCGGCCGACGACGACCGCGCGCAGCGCAGCGCCGCGGTACTCCGGGAGCTGGTGCCGTCCGCCGACGGCCCGGGGTGCGCGGCCGCGGTCGGTGAACGCGGTGAAGTCGTCTGGGAGGCGGGCAGGGGGAAGGCCGACCTGGCGACGGGGCGCGCCATCACCTCCGGGACGGTCTTCGACATGGCGTCCAATTCCAAGCAGTTCACCGCGGATGCCGTCCTCCTGCTGGCCGTACGGCATCGGCTCTCGCTGGACGACCCCCTGTCCGACTTCCTCGACGACCCGCCCGCCTGGACCCGGGAGGTCACGCTGGGGGATCTGATGCGCCACACCAGCGGCATCCCCGACTACCAGGACCTGTTGGAGGCCGAGGGCGTCGGGGTCACGGACCCGGCCGGCCAGTCGCAGGCGATCGCGGCCGTCCTCGCCTCGCGGCCGGAGGAACCGCCGGGCAGGCGGTTCTCGTACTCCAACTCCAACTACGTCCTGCCGGCCCATGTCGTCGAGAGGGTCACCGGAAGGCCGTTCCCGTCCTTCCTCCAGGAGGAGTTCTTCACCCCGCTGCACCTGCGCATGACGTCGGCCCCGGCGGCGGACGTCCCCGGGAAGGCGAAGTCGTACGACGAGAGGGACGGCGCCTTCACTCCCGAGTCCTCCCCCTGGAAGCAGTACGGCGACGGGTCCGTGCAGACCACGCCGGGGGAGATGGTCCGCTGGGCCGACAACCACCGCACCGGACGCGTCGGCGGCCCTGAACTGCTCGCCGGGGTCACGCGGGGGGCGGTCAGCGTGGGCGACGTGCTGCGCGGGCGCGGCATCGAGGCGGGGCGGTACGGGGCCGGGATGCTCCTCCTGCCCGACAACAGCCTGGTGCACCGCGGCGACTGGGAGCAGTTCCACAGCACCTTCAAGGTGAGCCCGGACCGGAACACCGCGGTCACCGTGGTCTGCAACACGCACTCGCCCGACCACTTCCGCGCGGCGAACCGGCTCCTGTCCATCTGGACCGGCTGACAGCCGCTGCCGTGTCCCGGCAGCCCGCCGCCGCCGGGCCGGATGGCGGCGGGCTGGGAGAATGGGGGGATGAACCCGGCTCCGGATCCGCGGTCCGCCGAGGAGGCGTGGGCGCGGCATGCCTGGGGGGACGTGTTCGAGATCCTGGCGGAGGCCGACCGCCGGCGGCCCCTGCCGCCCGACGGCCTGGAGCGGCTCGCCCTCGCCGCGCACCTGACCGGCCGGCGGCCCGAGAGCGGCGAGCTGTGGACCCGGGCCCACCACGCCTGGCTGACGCGCGGCGATGTGCCGCGGGCCGTGCACTGCGTGTTCTGGCTGGGGTTGGACCTGGTCCTCTCCGGTGAGTGGTCGCACGCCGCCGGCTGGATTGCGCGGGCTCGACGGCTCCTCGACGCCGAACAGGCGGACTGCGTGGAGGAGGGCTATCTGCTGGCGCTCCAGGGCCTGCAGGGGTACTTCGCCGGGGACATAGCGGACGCGGCAGACCTGTCCGAGCGGGCTTCGGCCTTCGCGACGC
This DNA window, taken from Streptomyces sp. TN58, encodes the following:
- a CDS encoding winged helix-turn-helix transcriptional regulator, which produces MTHQTVGHAPKGARNGPPEGTRNDPPAGGPLADCPDGSLVPPAGEPHCPVDVTLTALGGRWTPLVLREFLRRGRASYSELSGALPALSDKVLSDRLAQLARAGVIERHRTPGWPPRVSYVLTGRGRALEPVVDSMWEWGSNSR
- a CDS encoding PLP-dependent cysteine synthase family protein, with product MSTTGTTGTNGTGTATGTTTGTTGTSGTTATTVDVDRSDADYRVWLKEAVRKVQADANRSADTHLLKFPLPEAWGIDLYLKDESTHPTGSLKHRLARSLFLYALCNGWVRPGRPVIEASSGSTAVSEAYFAKLIGVPFIAVMPRTTSPEKCRLIEFHGGECHFVDDPMEMYEESARLAARTGGHYMDQFTYAERATDWRGNNNIAESMYQQLRLERFPEPAWIVATAGTGGTSATIARYVHYMQHDTRVCVPDPENSCFFDGWTRNDPDASSDCGSRIEGIGRPRMEPSFVPGAIDRMMKVPDAASVAACRALETAIGRKAGGSTGTGLWSALKIVSEMVAEGRTGSVVTLLCDPGDRYLDKYYSDEWLAAQGLDIAPYAETLDTLLTTGVWREPTA
- a CDS encoding ATP-binding protein, with the translated sequence MISHSRRHCVVELQALPSRIGQIRRIVSAQLRHWQLDPLIDRAALGVTELLSNVHRHAQPDKTCVVEIEFRLGRLTVSVVDSDPRLPVLRAAPAGPLETSGRGLALVEALSEAWGVRERPDGPGKAVWFSLAAAPAPVAPTLPVSIVARPAREPQRTVVVAADPAGVPVALPLPAPVAVRPG
- a CDS encoding ROK family protein, which produces MNGNGVPPRMGDATTPPASNSGTRTKLERGRGALGPALELVHTGRAPTRAVLTAELGVTRATAGAVAAELEALGLIRVDSRPGASGGTGGTGGAQGRPSHRLSVAEDGPVALAAQVHSDGFRAALVGLGGRIVATAPGKVTVSADPAQVLGAVVRAGAELLADSGRRCVGAGLAVPSAVAEPDGTALNPLHLAWPAGSPVRDIFAECVKAAGIDGPALTGNDVNLAALAEHRHGAGRSAQHLLCVATGHRGVGGALVLDGRLHSGSSGLALEVGHLTVNPEGRACHCGGRGCLDVEADPLAFLTAAGRSPGPEVSLLQQARDLLRQEPGEPSVRAATEELIDRLGLGLAGLVNILNPDRIILGGLHRELLHADPERLRAVVADRSLWGRSGGVPILPCTLDHNSLVGAAELAWQPVLDDPLAALA
- a CDS encoding alpha-ketoglutarate-dependent dioxygenase AlkB family protein, with protein sequence MDGELFPRERTVIAPGAVHVPDWLGERRQGELLAACRAWARPPAGLRTVRTPGGGVMTARQVCLGLHWYPYGYARTAVDGDGQPVKPMPDWLAELGRDAVAAAYGAPPQPGAAAYDIALINFYDGDARMGMHRDAEEKSPAPVVSLSLGDSCVFRFGNTASRGRPYRDVELRSGDLFVFGGPSRQAYHGVPRVLPGTGPRALGLTGRLNITLRVGGLGRAPGL
- a CDS encoding maleylpyruvate isomerase family mycothiol-dependent enzyme, which codes for MEITAYVKTLAREGELLADMAERAGTDAFVPSCPGWHVTDLLRHTGSVHRWAAAYVAEGRLEPTGFPEAPELVGGELLAWFREGHADLVRTLTQAPDDVQCWTFLPTAPPSPVAFWARRQAHETTVHRMDAETAAGTVFSPVAPEFAEDGVDELLTGFHARPRSRVRTPEPRTMRIRAADTGAVWTVHLSPAPPRTVLGDLGDAVDCEVTGEASWLYEALWNRTPLAGPGVTGDLSLAALWMDTAGI
- a CDS encoding serine hydrolase domain-containing protein, encoding MHRRASPYTAASALLVVALTGGPAPGAFSADDDRAQRSAAVLRELVPSADGPGCAAAVGERGEVVWEAGRGKADLATGRAITSGTVFDMASNSKQFTADAVLLLAVRHRLSLDDPLSDFLDDPPAWTREVTLGDLMRHTSGIPDYQDLLEAEGVGVTDPAGQSQAIAAVLASRPEEPPGRRFSYSNSNYVLPAHVVERVTGRPFPSFLQEEFFTPLHLRMTSAPAADVPGKAKSYDERDGAFTPESSPWKQYGDGSVQTTPGEMVRWADNHRTGRVGGPELLAGVTRGAVSVGDVLRGRGIEAGRYGAGMLLLPDNSLVHRGDWEQFHSTFKVSPDRNTAVTVVCNTHSPDHFRAANRLLSIWTG